In Bufo gargarizans isolate SCDJY-AF-19 chromosome 6, ASM1485885v1, whole genome shotgun sequence, a single genomic region encodes these proteins:
- the LOC122940410 gene encoding oocyte zinc finger protein XlCOF7.1-like isoform X2, which translates to MQDIPSSNHSNNASFDSFKQVRSSDLSQTVTQNKSHRKCAKHQTAHVKEKPFSCLECGKCFRFKSGIVRHERIHTGEKPFSCSECGKCFHQQSHLVIHQRNHTGEKPFSCSECGKCFKQKSALVIHQRVHTGEKPFPCSECGKCFKTKSALVIHQRNHTGEKPFSCSECGKCFKQKWAFIVHQRNHTGAKTFSCSECGKFFKMKSELVIHQRNHTGEKPFSCLDCGKCFKQKSALVIHQRVHTGEKPFSCLECGKCFKQKWAFIVHQRVHTGEKPFSCSECGKCFKQKWASIVHQRNHTGEKPFLCSECGKCFKQKSHLFEHQRNHTGEKPFSCSECGKCFKMKSELVIHQRNHTGEKPFSCSECEKCFTNTSSLFKHQRTHAGEKPFSCSECGKCFKQKSYLVEHQRNHTGEKPFSCSECGKCFKMKSELVIHQRNHTGEKPFSCSECGKCFNHKSSLVKHQKTHI; encoded by the coding sequence ATGCAAGATATACCCTCATCCAATCACAGCAACAATGcatcatttgattcttttaaacAGGTCCGATCTTCTGATTTATCACAGACTGTAACACAGAATAAAAGTCACAGAAAATGTGCTAAACATCAAACAGCTCACGTAaaagagaaaccattttcatgtttagaatgtggaaaatgttttagatttAAATCGGGTATTGTTAGACATGagcgaattcacacaggggagaagccattttcatgttcagaatgtgggaaatgttttcaccaacaatcacatcttgttatacatcaaagaaatcacacaggggagaagccattttcatgttcagaatgtgggaaatgttttaagcagaaatcagctcttgttatacatcagagagttcacacaggggagaagccatttccatgttcagaatgtgggaaatgttttaagactaaatcagctcttgttatacatcagagaaatcacacaggggagaagccattttcatgttcagaatgtgggaaatgttttaagcagaAATGGGCTTTTattgtacatcagagaaatcacacaggagcaaagacattttcatgttcagaatgtgggaaattttTTAAGATGAAATCAgaacttgttatacatcagagaaatcacacaggggagaagccattttcatgtttagactgtgggaaatgttttaagcagaaatcagctcttgttatacatcagagagttcacacaggggagaagccattttcatgtttagaatgtggaaaatgttttaagcaGAAATGGGCTTTTATTGTacatcagagagttcacacaggggagaagccattttcatgttcagaatgtgggaaatgttttaagcagaAATGGGCTTCTattgtacatcagagaaatcacacaggggagaagccatttttatgttcagaatgtgggaaatgttttaagcagaAATCACATCTTTTtgaacatcagagaaatcacacaggagagaagccattttcatgttcagaatgtgggaaatgttttaagatgAAATCAgaacttgttatacatcagagaaatcacacaggggagaagccattttcatgttcagaatgtgagaaatgttttaccaATACATCATCTCTatttaaacatcagagaactcacgcaggggagaagccattttcatgttcagaatgtgggaaatgttttaagcagaaatcatatcttgttgaacatcagagaaatcacacaggagagaagccattttcatgttcagaatgtgggaaatgttttaagatgAAATCAgaacttgttatacatcagagaaatcacacaggggagaagccattttcatgttcagaatgtgggaaatgtttcaacCATAAATCATCTCTTGTTAAACATCAAAAAACCCACATATAA